Part of the Ammoniphilus sp. CFH 90114 genome, CTCAGCATAATTTGTCGTAAAATTTGATTATTATAAAAATTTTTACTATAATAACATTAAGACATTGCCTCTAATGACAGTCCTCACTATATTTTCTAAAGGAGTGAAGTAGATGCAAGCGGATATGAAGATGGAAGATGTGCTTTTCAAATTAAGACAACTGAAGGATAACGGCGAGCCCCTCTCTAAGAAAAAGGTAAAGGAGAAACATCCTAAACTCATGAGGAACGCTTTATTTTATTTTCCTTCCTGGGAACATGCCTTAGAAAAAATCTAAACATAGAAAAAGAAGGGGATACAGCAGTTAAGGCTGATATCCCCTTCTTCCTATTCCTCTATTCTCCTTACAACATAGAAAAGCTTGCATGTTATATAATCAACCGTTTTATCAACATCATGGTTAAGCATCCGATCAATAATATGCTGAGGGACCATCCATTCACATTGGAATTGAGAAAATCGATAAATTGCATCTCCAACCACTTCTAGTTTAATCCCTTGTGCAGATAGGCCATCTTGCATAATCTCTTTAGCCTGCATCTCAGGTCCCCCTCATTCTAGATTTCTCTCCAATTCTATTATACTACTAGAATGATGAAACTACGAAAACTTTTTGAAAAGGTAGATATTCGATTCGTTCTCAATTATGGAAGTAAGATCGATTGCCCTGCATGAATCGTTGTCCCGGAAAGTCTATTTTTTTCTTTAATCATTTGTACCGCTTCCTCACGTGTTCGTTCCGGATAATACTGTCCTGCGATTCCCCACAATGTATCCCCTGGCTTGACTGTATATAGGATGGATTCTGGTGTCGCAACGGATATAGCTTGTTTAGATCCTGCTGTTTTCTGATTCATAAATGTAGCTTGTCCTTCAATATCTGCAAACAGGAAATAGCTTAACCAGAATACGCATAAAATGCTAAGTGATAATATAAAGAGCATTCCTTTATTGGTTTCCCAAAGCTTAAGAATCCTAGTCTGGTGATTCGTTCCTTGTGCCAATTCATGTTGAGGTTGGCCGTTCTCCTGCTTGTCCCATTCAGAATAGAAGCGAATCTGCATATCGGTTCCCCCTCTTGCTTTTGTAATGCTACTATATGTGCAAGAAAAGGGAGATATGATTAAAATTGGTAGAATAAAAAAACCACATCAGCTTTTAGCAACTGTGTGGCTCAAAACTATTATTTCTCTAAGCCTGCAATGGCAATGACTACCCTGCGATTCTTCTGTCGTCCCTCAGGTGTCCCATTACCTGTGACAGGCCTTGTATCTGCATAACCCATCGCAACAAATCGGTCTGGTTTTAATTTATGTCGTTCAATGAAGAAACGGACAACCCTACTGGAACGAGCAGCGGATAGTTCCCAATTAGATGGGAATACTAAATTAGAGATAGGCTGGTTGTCTGTATGGCCTTCGA contains:
- a CDS encoding LysM peptidoglycan-binding domain-containing protein, whose protein sequence is MQIRFYSEWDKQENGQPQHELAQGTNHQTRILKLWETNKGMLFILSLSILCVFWLSYFLFADIEGQATFMNQKTAGSKQAISVATPESILYTVKPGDTLWGIAGQYYPERTREEAVQMIKEKNRLSGTTIHAGQSILLP